One Terriglobales bacterium genomic region harbors:
- a CDS encoding CDP-alcohol phosphatidyltransferase family protein, whose protein sequence is MTRQLWTAPNQLTLLRLIFIPFIVMNVAEGDYAWALGLFVAAGVSDALDGLLARLLEQKTVLGRYLDPIADKLLLSTLFLVLSFKSHIPWKVTILVLSRDVIIIVICTLVYLTMNFRDFRPSIFGKANTVSQVVTIGFVLLDQLTVQSWVALATQICLWLTFGLTILSGVHYVIRLGQQLYQLHPGRPTAA, encoded by the coding sequence GTGACCCGCCAGCTCTGGACCGCGCCCAATCAACTGACGCTCCTGCGCCTCATCTTCATTCCGTTCATCGTGATGAACGTCGCGGAAGGCGATTACGCCTGGGCGCTCGGCCTGTTCGTCGCCGCCGGCGTCTCCGACGCCCTCGACGGGCTGCTGGCGCGCCTGTTGGAACAGAAGACCGTGCTCGGCCGTTACCTCGACCCCATCGCCGACAAGTTGTTGCTCTCCACGCTCTTTCTCGTCCTCTCCTTCAAGAGCCACATTCCCTGGAAGGTCACCATCCTGGTGCTGAGCCGCGACGTGATCATCATCGTGATCTGCACGCTCGTGTACCTGACGATGAACTTCCGCGACTTCCGTCCCAGCATCTTTGGCAAGGCGAATACGGTCTCGCAGGTCGTGACGATCGGGTTCGTCCTGCTCGATCAGCTCACCGTGCAGTCCTGGGTCGCCCTCGCCACGCAGATCTGCCTGTGGCTCACGTTCGGGCTGACCATCCTCTCCGGCGTGCACTACGTCATCCGGCTCGGCCAGCAGCTCTACCAGCTCCATCCGGGAAGACCGACGGCTGCTTAG